A region from the Vicia villosa cultivar HV-30 ecotype Madison, WI linkage group LG3, Vvil1.0, whole genome shotgun sequence genome encodes:
- the LOC131655376 gene encoding bet1-like protein At1g29060, with protein MSSNSFRGGSFYGDADPYRSREGLTTRTAAAPSDEIQLRIDPVMEFDDEISGLRGQVRKLRNVAEEIGTEVKTHKDFLEQMQMTMAKAQAGVKNNLRRLNKSIVRNGANHIVHVIAFALICFLIVYLWSKMSRK; from the exons ATGTCGTCGAATTCGTTCCGAGGTGGATCCTTTTACGGCGATGCTGATCCTTACCGATCAAG AGAGGGACTCACCACCAGAACCGCCGCTGCTCCCTCCGATGAAATTCAGTTGCGTATTGATCCTGTCATGGAATTCGATGATGAAATCTCCGGTCTTCGTGGTCAAGTTCGAAAATTGAGAAAT GTTGCTGAAGAGATAGGTACAGAAGTCAAGACTCATAAAGATTTTCTCGAACAGATG CAAATGACAATGGCAAAAGCTCAAGCTGGGGTGAAGAATAacttaagaagattgaacaagaGCATCGTGCGCAATGGTGCAAATCATATTGTTCATGTGATCGCTTTTGCATTGATCTGTTTCTTGATTGTATATCTTTGGTCAAAGATGTCCAGAAAATAA